The Hippocampus zosterae strain Florida chromosome 2, ASM2543408v3, whole genome shotgun sequence genome contains the following window.
TCAAAGCATTTTCTAACCACTGACAGTAGAtttctacaatacaatacaatacaatacaatacaatacaatacaatacaatacaatacaatacaatacaatacatgctgatttatatagcgctttcacaacagcggcagctgtaacaaagcgctttacaaaacagttaacataaagtaaaataataaacaaaacacataacataaaacacggacatgacATTTCTAACAttgaaatgataataattaaaattatatatacagtatatcttttaGATTGCCCATCATGGAATGCTATAAAAAGGTTGTGACAATTGGTCATCTGTATTGGACTAAATCATAATCCTTGACGCTTTCATCTTTTTGGTAGTAGCTCAATGCTCAGCTTTCACGATCCTGTGGTGATCGTATTTTTCAAAACGCAAATCAAACTCCAGgtgatctttcttctcatgcTTGATTACCCTGAGCTTTTTGTCCTTCTTGAAAGCACGTTTGTGGTTTTCCTGGTTTCGCAGACAGTTGCCTTTTCAGTTCATGTTCCTGTTTGTTCTCTGAGGAGCGGGAGTTCCCGTTGCGCAATGAGGCAAGGCCAGGACACCATTTCCGACAACTGAGTGGCTGATGAGCTGTGGAACAAGAATAATTAAAACCTCACTTCCAAAGTCAACAGTTAAGATGCTTTTCAATGACATGTGGTGTCTTTTTACCTGGTCACTGAGGTTCAGGTATGGCTGTTGTTGCATCGGCGGGTTCCGACTATCTGTGGTGATTTGGCAGGAAAGCGGCGCCGTATCCGAATTGAACATCAAATTGGACGCAGCCTGATAAAAGCCAGAGGGACTGGAAATATGACTGATGCTGTCTTTCAATCTTTGACAGGGCGCAGTCTGACTGACGTGCCCAACGTTCGCAGGCACAGAGTGGGGTGTGGTTTTGAACATACAACTGCTTGAAGCCATGACAGGTGCCCCTCCAATGCCGTGCTCAGCAGGAAAAGAAGTCCTGAACACCGGACTGTACGGTGCAGGGTCATGGTCCGCTGCAAGTCCTGGATTTCGCTGAAATTCTGACCAGCGGTTCACGCTCATTGGTCCGCTTGAAATTAGCTGCGTTTGCGGAAGCGGCTCTAGCTGCCAAGACTGTCTCTGATTCTGTCTGCCTTGAGTCGGAGGCACAAAGTGGCTGTGCATGCAGCTTGACTCTGCTGTGATCACTGGGCCCCCGGAAACATTACTCTGTGTGTCTCTATGGTTTGAGTTCTTTTGGTCACTCTGTAAACTAAACTCcgtttgtgtttgtgcatggTGATCCACAGCCAGGTTAGGTGTCCTGCACTCATGGCAGTTCCGGTTTGGATGAACCATTTGGTTGGGATGAATCTGACTAGGTTGCCTGCACGACACAATTTCTTGGTTATTGTCCATGAATTTCGTCTGTATGCTCCTCGGTTTTTCCGTCTCGCGACATGAGTCCACTAAACGGGCGTCCAAGATCTTTGGAGGTCTACCAGTGTGGTCCTGGTCACCATGAAGGCGCGCAGGAAGGAAAAGTGCTTGCTGAGAGGAAATGGGATCTGCCACCGGAACGTTAAAACCGGAAGAACTCAGCTGAGGAAGACCAATGTGGGTCAGTTTCATCGTCCGCACAACCGCGGAGGGTTGTTCAGACATCTGCCCTTGACTGGGTAACAAATGGCCCTGAGGTTTTTGAGGCCAGATGAAGCTCTGCACCATACCGTGGTGAACAGGGCCACGGTTCCGGATGTTCAAAGTTTGGACGCAGGTTTCCAGCTGCTCGGGCACCTTCGGTGCAGCCTCGTTTTGGAGCTGCTCCTCCTCATATAAAAGGATGTCCTCAATGATCAAGTCGTTCAGGTCGTCGCCCAGGTCGTTGGTCCTCACCTTCAGAAGAGTGCTTTGCCAGCTCTTAAGCTCGTCGGGTGTCACATCCACCACATCTGCCAGCTCACCCTCCCCCAGGATCTGCTGCAGAGTCTCCATCACACCCTCGATTGTGTCCTCGGACCCGATCATGTTGTCAACAGCCGCTTTGGGTGAAAGGTGCTGCCAGGTATCTCCGGGAACACTGACTGTGGCGTGGGTGTCCTTAAAGGCAGTGTCATTAAGGGTGTTTAGCGTGTTGGCACTATTGTGCTGGCAGTAGACTGACTGGTCCTGGTTCAGTATGCAGCCCAGGAGTGAGTTTGGTCTGACTGAGTAGTTATCGAGCTTCCGCTGCTTTGCGGGGGAGCAAGCGTCAGGCACATCGACGGTTGGCGCCAGATCATACAAAAGCGACTCGCCAGTGGTAAAGCCGAACGACTGCTTCAGCCGATGGAGACGGAAGTGTTCCTCTCCTTCTTCGTTTCTGCAGCCAATAAAAGAGATAAACACCGTGACAATCTCGAGAACTCATTTAGAAGAGGTCCTACTTATCATGAAGGCATGCAAGCAGTGGCAACAAAAACAGGTCTAACAAGAGCCAAAGCCTCAAATCATGCTCTGTGGCAATTGTTATTTCATAATCTGGAAAGACTGTATCTATACAACATGTTGTTAAGGACACATCTTTGAAGGAACCTGTAAACAAGCGCTTTTAGGCTACAAATCATTCGCTGATCATGACAGCAAGGCAAGGCAACAAGAGATTTCCAAATCACTCTGACTTTGCGCCACAGTCCAAAGGTGTATATTTATCATGGCTTGCCCAAAGATAACTTAGCTCGACAAAGACTCCAGCCTCCCACATAGAGAATGCATTGTTGGAGATAGACAACATCTACGGCAACTTACGTCAAAGCTCTCTGCCGGGCCACAATGAAATCTGGTTTCCCTTCCTTGAAGACCAGACTGGCATTGGCCTGGACCCAGAGCCACATTCCCTTTTTAGTCAGCAGTCTGAAGACGGTAAAACCACTTTCTCCTGTTTTTATCACTGGACAAACACGAGAATTAGGTCCAAGTAATACCCTAAAAGTATATTTAAACCAGGGCAGTATAAAAATTCAGAACTGCTTTGAGAAtgaatttcaattgaatttgaattgcgGTGGCAAACAGGAAGCGGAACTGCAATTGAAATTCAAATTGCAGAAAGTATAACTAAAATTCAAATATATTCATCATGCATAATTAAAGTGGATTTAACAATGAAGCTTTACAATCTTTACACAACATGAATTTCATCCAAATACTATGATACGGACTTTATGTACATAATACTTAATTGTGGTAGGTAGTAAAGTGCAgtaactgttgtttttttaattaacattaaAAGTCTACTCAGGACAGATCGCGGAAATTGTAAAAACTATGACTCACTCCTGACGTGGTTGTCCGCACAGTACATCATGTCGGCAGCGTGGATGAAGCTGTAACCTGAACGCTTCATGCAGAGTTCGGCTTCGCTGTAACCCAGAACCACCTTTCCCCTGAAAAGAATGCGCAAACCCCCATCACTGTCTGCCCGCTCCGAGCACAACTGTGTACTTGAGTTCATTGGATTGGAAATCCCAAATCCGACCCTCTACCTGGTGTCAATGCCAATCGGAGTGAAGTCCAGCTTGTGCTTGCTCTGGAACATTAGCGTCTTGGTGCGGATCTCCAAGATGGATGGTGGCTGCACGGGCATGGCGATGGCAAACAGAGCTAGCTGTGGGAGCACCTGCTCCTGAAGCTCCGACACCCGGTTCTGACAGTGGAGAAATTTCAAGCGTCCACAGAAGTTCAGTGCCTGGAGACAAACGTGCCAGATCCATCACGTCAGACACAAATGCCAACTTTGGACCGGGAGCCAATactttggatcttttttttccctaccaaAAAGCCAGATGAGTTGTCTAGCAAGCATCGAAACCGGCAGCAGAAATGTCTCTCCAGAAAGGATGAGTTTTCTGGAGGGATGACTTGTGGGTTGTACTCTCGTATGTTGGTGCTGACTTCACTGCTGTTTTGCTCGTCTACATGTGAATATGTCAACATTAGGATGGGCTCAGGTCAAACTGGATTTGGATGATGCAAGGCTGACTTACTGCTGCCCACCGCAGTGCGATTCTGCTGGCTGGAATGCGGATCAAAAGCAAAGTGAAGTTGGCGTCTGAAAAGAGCTCGATCGTCGGTGTGGATCAACTCAAACACACTCTGATGTATGACATCAGACTAGAACAGAGAGCGATGGGTTAAGCTTCTTGATCTCCACTCATACAGCAACGTCTTCTAGCAGTCGTCATTAGTTTGCTTTTTTAATACCAACCATTGAAGCAAAATACGGTGGGGCCTTGACTTACGAGTTTAATTTGTTTCCTGACCATGCTTTTGATTGAACATACTCTGATCAcaaattgtctttttccccATTAACAGTGTGCACCCTCTGGTGTCCATGTCATggccacagggggggggggtgttatattTAAAGGTCAAATATGAAGTAATTTTacaaaaatcccaaatgaaataaaatgagggTAAGTGTGAAGGGTCTTCTGTCTGTTGCTGATGCTTTTACCTGCTGGAAGCCCAGGAAGTCCTGTATACTGGGTGATGCATAGAAGACATAACCTTCGGTGGTCACCACGAACACAAAGCCATTCAATgcctggagaaaaaaacaaaaacaaaacaaaaacaacaaaaaaagatttgaggAAACGCTTCACTTTCTTGCTTCAAAGATCAGTCAGAcctgacctggaggagcaggtCTCCCTCGGAGAAGCTGACTCCATCGATGGAGGACACCTGGGAGGTACCAGTGGAGGACATGAAGGCATTATGGACATCTCCCCACAACATGGGACTTGGCTTGCTGCAGCCATTTTGTCCATTCTTGAGGGTGGCTATCGTGATAGCGGGAGGATCAGGTCACTTATAGGTTGCaaaattgcatttattttcaaagtgGAAAActttcattgacatttttaaaaatagggtAGATGGGAATAAATCATGAATGTATACATTTCAAGGTTGAATCTTTATAGCAATGGTGTAATCATAATAGTGAGTTTTCATAATCTTAATGAAAAAACAACCAGATTATACGCAGGTACAATTGACTATGAAGAGACCAATTCCTGACCAAAAATGCCGaaagttgtgaaagcgctacataaatcagcatgtattgtattgtattgtaaaatgcgtCTGAATTTTTGACTGGGACAGTTGTTGAGGGCAAGggggttcttctttttttttttttttgaatggttgGTCACAGTCGTGAATAATAAACTCAACATTCAGGTTTTTGTTCTTCATTGAAGGAACTGATTTGTCAATCAAACATTTGATGAAGTTCTCCATAGAATTATAGCTCCTCGATGTTTTTATTTGGCTTGAATATTATACCTTTCCATTATTTTACAGACAATTTCCATAAAGCTcatgacaaatattttcaaaattcaacATCTTAACTTTGCACGGGAACTTTCTGTAAATTTACCGCAAATGTTTGACCGCTTTGTAGCCCGAGTTACGTTTGATTTCAAAGATGAAGACAAACAAAGAAGCTGTGGTGGGTAAATCAGAAATCTGAATTGATTCAGCCTTGTCTGTCCTCTGGATTAAGTAGAGCAGAAGCACGCTGCCTTCCATCAAGGTGGAGTCGCCAACTGTTTCCTGCTGTCTTACAACAGTGTCATTCAGCAAATCTCTGTCCTCCTCCTGTGGAGCTTATCAAGCAGCAGCTAATCACTGTCAGGAAACAAGACCGGGCGCCTTAAAATATCCTCTCAGAGAGGAAGCAGGTAATTTTTTAAGGtttgaaagaacaaaaatgagtcACAGTGTTGAAATAACCAACAGAAAGACCAACAAAAGACAATCTAAGCACTTTAGAACTCGGAGCTAAATGCAGATAATGAGAGCAACCACATAATTACCCGTTGGCCACAACCATCTTAGTGAAGGCCCAGAACAAACAAATTTGAACTGGGATGCGTTTTCAATGACTTGTAGAAGGTGTACATGAACTAGATTATGAGTACAGGAAAGACTCAATGTTCCCATCTTGTTAGCAATGTCAAGTAGAAAATGCACATGGTCGCTTAGGAGGGAAATGCCAACTGCTAGTTTCAAGGATGCAACAATGACAGCGTACCTGATAATATTCAAACTTCTGATTTCCAAAAAGCTCGGAATAACCCGTTTACCGGTCCATGTGTTTGAGCCAACAGGGTTATTTGAATAACCAGATTTAAGCAGCAACATCATTTCCGCTTGTTAccatctgcgattggctggcaaccagtccagggtgtgcctcgcctactgcacgaagacggctgggatatgcttcagcatgccccgcgagccttgtgaggataaagcggatcagaaaatggatggatggatggatggatggatggataccgtTGACCATCATGTCCACGTTACTCACCACAGAAGAAAAGTGTGAGCTTTGAGCTGCGTCTCTGAGCTTCGACATGATTGTTTACCTCCGCGTGTGTGTTTCTGGCGAGTTGTACGGACGTCATTTTAGCCAGTGCCTCATTCGAAGGAGGTAACCTGATTCCAATTAGGCGACACAATATTCAGGTTAGACGTAACCCAGTAGTCAGATTCGGGTTTTTAAAAACTCGATTAAGGTCATATTCAGGTTTTGGCGTGTGTTTACgtggcttttaaaaaaacagaatactGCCAATATTCGGGGTTGAAAAGGTTTATTGACTGCATTTAAAATGAGTCCATAAGAAATGAAAACTCAATGACCTCAAATGATTTGGGATGTGGGTGGCCCTGATTTGGAAAACCCCCTGGCAGACGATCGGCCAGCACAATGGACATTGGTCTGAATCCACCAGTGGGATTAGGGTAAAGCGACACCGATGCTGCAGCTGGAGGACTGCAAATCCTCAAACAAGAGACAAGTCGAAACTTGCCACAGACTTCCAATTTCAATAGATGAGAGATTTATGGTTATTGTACAAAAGGCCTGCTATATTGACAAGTTGCTTGACTGGCAAATTGTAAAGTTGAGAGGGGcgagaaaatgatgactatgaAAAATAAGTGACTGAATGTTTTACCACCCCGTGAGGAACTGACATGAGTTCATGAAATACACGTGACCTTCCTGTATGACAACTCTCCTCCCCTGCTATTTTCCCAAACTTGGCCACTTTGTGGTTTCTCTCCACTTTGAAACTCGTGAGCTGAGTTTAGCTCAGCTTTTGAATTATTTGAATTATTGTTCGACCTTTTGAATTGCGGGAGGAGTACTATGTGCATGCTTTTTATTTGTGTCTTTGGGCGTGGGCGGTGGCGGCTGACATGCAGATCGACATCACCATCACTACCTTTCACTCTTGACCATGCTTGTTCTGATTCTTGTAGGGCAGGTTTGGGCATGAAGAGTGAAAACAGAACATTCTCGtcaggttatcttatcttatcttaccctGCTAGCCCTACATATAAGACTTATGCTTACAGTAAGAGAGAATATGAAATGTTATGGTTCTGTCCTTCACCCTTTAAGCGCCGAAAGTAGCAACAGGGCACCTGGCAACATTTACAGTACACCTTTATCTCTAACCATTTCCAAGCA
Protein-coding sequences here:
- the LOC127590798 gene encoding uncharacterized protein LOC127590798 isoform X3, yielding MSSMHHPVYRTSWASSSQQNRTAVGSNEQNSSEVSTNIREYNPQVIPPENSSFLERHFCCRFRCLLDNSSGFLALNFCGRLKFLHCQNRVSELQEQVLPQLALFAIAMPVQPPSILEIRTKTLMFQSKHKLDFTPIGIDTRGKVVLGYSEAELCMKRSGYSFIHAADMMYCADNHVRMIKTGESGFTVFRLLTKKGMWLWVQANASLVFKEGKPDFIVARQRALTNEEGEEHFRLHRLKQSFGFTTGESLLYDLAPTVDVPDACSPAKQRKLDNYSVRPNSLLGCILNQDQSVYCQHNSANTLNTLNDTAFKDTHATVSVPGDTWQHLSPKAAVDNMIGSEDTIEGVMETLQQILGEGELADVVDVTPDELKSWQSTLLKVRTNDLGDDLNDLIIEDILLYEEEQLQNEAAPKVPEQLETCVQTLNIRNRGPVHHGMVQSFIWPQKPQGHLLPSQGQMSEQPSAVVRTMKLTHIGLPQLSSSGFNVPVADPISSQQALFLPARLHGDQDHTGRPPKILDARLVDSCRETEKPRSIQTKFMDNNQEIVSCRQPSQIHPNQMVHPNRNCHECRTPNLAVDHHAQTQTEFSLQSDQKNSNHRDTQSNVSGGPVITAESSCMHSHFVPPTQGRQNQRQSWQLEPLPQTQLISSGPMSVNRWSEFQRNPGLAADHDPAPYSPVFRTSFPAEHGIGGAPVMASSSCMFKTTPHSVPANVGHVSQTAPCQRLKDSISHISSPSGFYQAASNLMFNSDTAPLSCQITTDSRNPPMQQQPYLNLSDQLISHSVVGNGVLALPHCATGTPAPQRTNRNMN
- the LOC127590798 gene encoding aryl hydrocarbon receptor-like isoform X1, giving the protein MLASSVVYAVKKRKKPLQKVPKLPPPEGAQSNPSKRHRDRLNNELDKLTSLLPFTEDVCARLDKLSVLRLAVGYLKVKSFFNATLKNGQNGCSKPSPMLWGDVHNAFMSSTGTSQVSSIDGVSFSEGDLLLQALNGFVFVVTTEGYVFYASPSIQDFLGFQQSDVIHQSVFELIHTDDRALFRRQLHFAFDPHSSQQNRTAVGSNEQNSSEVSTNIREYNPQVIPPENSSFLERHFCCRFRCLLDNSSGFLALNFCGRLKFLHCQNRVSELQEQVLPQLALFAIAMPVQPPSILEIRTKTLMFQSKHKLDFTPIGIDTRGKVVLGYSEAELCMKRSGYSFIHAADMMYCADNHVRMIKTGESGFTVFRLLTKKGMWLWVQANASLVFKEGKPDFIVARQRALTNEEGEEHFRLHRLKQSFGFTTGESLLYDLAPTVDVPDACSPAKQRKLDNYSVRPNSLLGCILNQDQSVYCQHNSANTLNTLNDTAFKDTHATVSVPGDTWQHLSPKAAVDNMIGSEDTIEGVMETLQQILGEGELADVVDVTPDELKSWQSTLLKVRTNDLGDDLNDLIIEDILLYEEEQLQNEAAPKVPEQLETCVQTLNIRNRGPVHHGMVQSFIWPQKPQGHLLPSQGQMSEQPSAVVRTMKLTHIGLPQLSSSGFNVPVADPISSQQALFLPARLHGDQDHTGRPPKILDARLVDSCRETEKPRSIQTKFMDNNQEIVSCRQPSQIHPNQMVHPNRNCHECRTPNLAVDHHAQTQTEFSLQSDQKNSNHRDTQSNVSGGPVITAESSCMHSHFVPPTQGRQNQRQSWQLEPLPQTQLISSGPMSVNRWSEFQRNPGLAADHDPAPYSPVFRTSFPAEHGIGGAPVMASSSCMFKTTPHSVPANVGHVSQTAPCQRLKDSISHISSPSGFYQAASNLMFNSDTAPLSCQITTDSRNPPMQQQPYLNLSDQLISHSVVGNGVLALPHCATGTPAPQRTNRNMN
- the LOC127590798 gene encoding aryl hydrocarbon receptor-like isoform X2, giving the protein MLWGDVHNAFMSSTGTSQVSSIDGVSFSEGDLLLQALNGFVFVVTTEGYVFYASPSIQDFLGFQQSDVIHQSVFELIHTDDRALFRRQLHFAFDPHSSQQNRTAVGSNEQNSSEVSTNIREYNPQVIPPENSSFLERHFCCRFRCLLDNSSGFLALNFCGRLKFLHCQNRVSELQEQVLPQLALFAIAMPVQPPSILEIRTKTLMFQSKHKLDFTPIGIDTRGKVVLGYSEAELCMKRSGYSFIHAADMMYCADNHVRMIKTGESGFTVFRLLTKKGMWLWVQANASLVFKEGKPDFIVARQRALTNEEGEEHFRLHRLKQSFGFTTGESLLYDLAPTVDVPDACSPAKQRKLDNYSVRPNSLLGCILNQDQSVYCQHNSANTLNTLNDTAFKDTHATVSVPGDTWQHLSPKAAVDNMIGSEDTIEGVMETLQQILGEGELADVVDVTPDELKSWQSTLLKVRTNDLGDDLNDLIIEDILLYEEEQLQNEAAPKVPEQLETCVQTLNIRNRGPVHHGMVQSFIWPQKPQGHLLPSQGQMSEQPSAVVRTMKLTHIGLPQLSSSGFNVPVADPISSQQALFLPARLHGDQDHTGRPPKILDARLVDSCRETEKPRSIQTKFMDNNQEIVSCRQPSQIHPNQMVHPNRNCHECRTPNLAVDHHAQTQTEFSLQSDQKNSNHRDTQSNVSGGPVITAESSCMHSHFVPPTQGRQNQRQSWQLEPLPQTQLISSGPMSVNRWSEFQRNPGLAADHDPAPYSPVFRTSFPAEHGIGGAPVMASSSCMFKTTPHSVPANVGHVSQTAPCQRLKDSISHISSPSGFYQAASNLMFNSDTAPLSCQITTDSRNPPMQQQPYLNLSDQLISHSVVGNGVLALPHCATGTPAPQRTNRNMN